TTATCAGAGCTGACAGAGAGCTTGCAGAGCTCCTCGAAATAGATGAGGGGGATGAGGTGAACTACAGGGTTGTTTACCTCAGGGCAAATGGGGAGATATACGCCAAGGCCATCTCCTTCACACCCCTCAAAAGGCTCGAAAACAGCTTCAGGGAGGATTTGATGAGAGCAGACATCCCTATCGGAAAGATCATGAGAAAGCACAACATAGAGGCGAGGAGAGAGATTAGGTGGAGCAGGGTTGAGGAGGCTGATTTAGCTCTCGCCAAGGAGCTTGGAATTGCCGATAGGAGAGTGATTTCAAGAAACTACAACATTATACACCGCGGGAAGGTTTTGATAAACATAACGGAGTTCTTTCCGATGGAGAGGTTCCGGATATAATTGAACTTTATCAAAAATTACTTGTGAATGAGGTCAGCAACAACCTCAATCGCCTCTGCAAGCCTGTATGAAGGTCGGTTTATTATGTCCGCATCGACGACGTAAACCCTCCCTTCCTTCACGGCCTTAATTCCGCTCAACCTGTCATCGCTTACAACCCACTCGTAAACGACGTCTTTTCCTCCACCCATCCCCGAGCCGCTGCTGACAATAATCACGTCTGGATTGGCTGCAATCAAGTCCTCAACACTCACTGTTCTCCAGCCATCAAAGTTAAAGACGTTCTCACCTCCAGCAAGCCTTATCACCTCATCGATGAACGTGTTCTTCCCGCTAACCCATATCGGGTCATACCAAAGGATGTGGGCAACCCTGACTTCGGCTTGTCCTTCATACTCTCTCTAACCTTCTCAATCCTCTCAAGCATTTCTTGAACAAGCTTCGTGGCGTTCTCCTTCTCTCCAGTA
The nucleotide sequence above comes from Archaeoglobus fulgidus DSM 4304. Encoded proteins:
- a CDS encoding ABC transporter substrate-binding protein, encoding MIRLAGGENVFNFDGWRTVSVEDLIAANPDVIIVSSGSGMGGGKDVVYEWVVSDDRLSGIKAVKEGRVYVVDADIINRPSYRLAEAIEVVADLIHK
- a CDS encoding chorismate pyruvate-lyase family protein: MNAIHRILMTTDGSITAIIEAVTQKKVEVETLEQKIIRADRELAELLEIDEGDEVNYRVVYLRANGEIYAKAISFTPLKRLENSFREDLMRADIPIGKIMRKHNIEARREIRWSRVEEADLALAKELGIADRRVISRNYNIIHRGKVLINITEFFPMERFRI